DNA sequence from the Nocardia sp. BMG111209 genome:
GTGGTCACCGAGGCTGTCGCGGCCGACGACCTCGAGGTGGATCAGCTCACCCTCGACGGCGGTGACCGTGCCGGTCAGGGTGAGCGTGTCGCCGGCGTACAGCGGCACGCCGAGGCGCAGCGCGAGCGATCGGACGATGGCCCGGGGACCGGCCCAGTCGGTGACGTACCGCTGCACCAGCCCGGTGTCGGCGAGGATGTTCACGAAGATGTCCTTCGACCCGCGCGCCACGGCCTTGTCCCGGTCGTGGTGCACGTCCTGGAAGTCCCGGGTCGCCAGCGCCGTGCTGATCACGAAGGTGGCGTCGACGGGGATGACGAGTTCGGGCAGGACGGTGCCGACCGGCACCGTACCCGGCCGCAGCGAGGCGGTCATGGGCTCACCTTCCAGTAGGGCAGGGTGATGTCGTCGTCGAGCGCCTCGTAGGCCACCTCGACCGGCATGCCGACCCGGACCGAATCCGGTTCGACGCCACGCAGTTCGCCCAGCATCCGCACCCCTTCGGCCAGTTCGACCAGGGCCACCACGTAGGGCAGCGCGCGGCCGGGCACCTTCGGCGCGTGGTGCACCACATAGCTGAAGACGGCGCCGCGGCCGGAGGCGACCTGGTACTCCGGCGTCTCGGCGGGGTCCTGCCACAGCGCGGGCACCGGCGGGTGCCGCAGGCTGCCGTCGGGCAGCTGCTGGATCCGCAGCTCGCCGAGTTTCGTTCCGGCCCAGAAGAATTCGGTGTCGCGAGAAATCGCGGGGCGGGCCCGCTTGCTCGGATCGTCCTGCGCCGGGACCGGTTTCGCGGTGCCGGGGGCGAATTTCAGGATACGGAACAGCATTTCGGTGACCAGTTCGTCGCCGACGTACCAGCCGGTGCGCACGGTCGCGAACCAGCCCTCACCGAGCCCGGTCCGCTTCGGGCCGAACAGGTCGTCGAGCCGGCTGCGGACCGTGACCTGTTCGCCCACTTGCAGATACCGATGATAGGTCTGCTCACAGTTGGTGGCCACCACCGAGGTGTACCCGGCGGCGTCGAGCAGTTCGGTGATGCGGCCGAGCGGATCGTCGGCGGGGCGCACGCCGTGCAGACCGAACATGGTCCACA
Encoded proteins:
- a CDS encoding bifunctional MaoC family dehydratase N-terminal/OB-fold nucleic acid binding domain-containing protein — translated: MTAAEIAAAGERIKEAGECAPRAARDPVNQPMINNWVEAIGDGNPIYVDERAARDAGHPGIVAPPAMAQVWTMFGLHGVRPADDPLGRITELLDAAGYTSVVATNCEQTYHRYLQVGEQVTVRSRLDDLFGPKRTGLGEGWFATVRTGWYVGDELVTEMLFRILKFAPGTAKPVPAQDDPSKRARPAISRDTEFFWAGTKLGELRIQQLPDGSLRHPPVPALWQDPAETPEYQVASGRGAVFSYVVHHAPKVPGRALPYVVALVELAEGVRMLGELRGVEPDSVRVGMPVEVAYEALDDDITLPYWKVSP
- a CDS encoding MaoC family dehydratase, with amino-acid sequence MTASLRPGTVPVGTVLPELVIPVDATFVISTALATRDFQDVHHDRDKAVARGSKDIFVNILADTGLVQRYVTDWAGPRAIVRSLALRLGVPLYAGDTLTLTGTVTAVEGELIHLEVVGRDSLGDHIQAQAVIALPEEI